A genomic region of Glycine max cultivar Williams 82 chromosome 15, Glycine_max_v4.0, whole genome shotgun sequence contains the following coding sequences:
- the LOC100796269 gene encoding uncharacterized protein LOC100796269, whose product MRLTLSSVYRPYSFPTLLKSSSFSTLCRPFCSSALSSSPTCVKPQVPLFLRQPIYSTKLCELKKWHDWAKGVAFSIGSTFVDSDNGPDSSLLCRELKWLMEDAVEDHSMIVKDDDSDERVKMRVGIEELYCLWKQRVQERRPFQYVVGCEHWRDLVLSVQEGVLIPRPETELLVDFVDDVVSENEDLKRGVWADLGTGSGALAIGIGGVLGSEGRVIATDLSPVAVAVAAYNVQRYCFQDKIELREGSWFEPLKDMEGKLAGLVSNPPYIPSKDISGLQAEVGRHEPRVALDGGTDGMDALLHLCDGAALMLKPAGFFAFETNGEQQCRALVDYMENYRNGSFCNLEIRSDFAGILRFVIGFHQ is encoded by the exons ATGAGGCTAACCTTAAGCAGTGTATACCGTCCCTATAGCTTCCCCACACTCCTCAAATCCTCTTCTTTCAGCACTCTGTGTAGACCCTTTTGTTCTTCAGCACTATCATCTTCCCCCACTTGTGTGAAGCCCCAAGTTCCCCTCTTTCTGAGGCAACCCATTTACTCCACCAAGTTGTGTGAGCTCAAAAAATGGCATGATTGGGCTAAAGGTGTTGCCTTTTCAATTGGGTCAACTTTTGTGGACTCAGATAATGGGCCAGACTCAAGCCTACTGTGCAGGGAGCTCAAGTGGCTCATGGAGGATGCTGTTGAAGACCACTCAATGATTGTGAAGGATGATGATAGTGATGAGAGGGTGAAAATGAGGGTTGGAATAGAGGAGCTTTACTGTTTGTGGAAGCAAAGGGTCCAAGAGAGGAGACCCTTTCAGTATGTGGTTGGGTGTGAGCATTGGAGGGACTTGGTGTTGAGTGTCCAGGAAGGGGTCTTGATTCCAAGGCCTGAGACTGAACTTCTTGTTGATTTTGTGGATGATGTGGTGTCAGAGAATGAGGATTTGAAAAGGGGTGTTTGGGCTGATTTGGGGACTGGAAGTGGTGCTCTTGCTATTGGTATTGGTGGGGTTTTGGGGAGTGAAGGGAGGGTTATTGCCACAGATTTAAGCCCTGTGGCTGTTGCTGTTGCAGCTTACAATGTGCAGAGGTATTGCTTCCAG GACAAAATTGAATTAAGGGAAGGATCTTGGTTTGAACCATTGAAAGATATGGAAGGAAAGCTAGCGGGTCTTGTAAGTAACCCACCTTACATACCAAGTAAAGACATCTCTGGTCTACAAGCTGAAGTTGGTAGGCATGAACCTAGAGTTGCATTAGATGGAGGTACTGATGGCATGGATGCTCTTCTCCATCTTTGTGATGGGGCTGCTTTAATGTTGAAACCTGCTGGATTTTTTGCTTTTGAG ACAAATGGAGAGCAGCAGTGCAGGGCTCTTGTTGATTACATGGAAAATTATAGAAATGGAAGCTTCTGCAATTTAGAAATACGTTCTGATTTTGCTGGTATTCTAAGATTTGTAATTGGTTTCCATCAATAA